In the Streptomyces formicae genome, one interval contains:
- a CDS encoding anti-sigma regulatory factor, which produces MSQIAGEPGNQDFVEVRLPAAGAYLSVLRTATAGLAARLDFTLDEIEDLRIAVDEACAILLQQAVPGSVLSCVFRLVDDSLEVTVSAPTTDGRAPERDTFAWTVLSALAGQVDSTVAEDNTVSISLYKKRGAGPGPA; this is translated from the coding sequence GTGTCCCAGATCGCAGGCGAGCCCGGGAATCAGGACTTCGTGGAGGTCCGCCTTCCGGCTGCGGGCGCCTACCTGTCGGTGCTGCGGACGGCGACGGCCGGCCTCGCGGCGCGTTTGGACTTCACTCTCGACGAGATCGAGGACCTCCGGATCGCGGTCGACGAGGCCTGCGCGATCCTGCTCCAGCAGGCCGTGCCCGGCTCCGTGCTCAGCTGCGTGTTCCGGCTCGTCGACGACTCACTGGAGGTGACGGTCTCGGCACCCACGACCGACGGCCGGGCCCCTGAGCGGGACACCTTCGCCTGGACTGTGCTGTCGGCCCTCGCGGGCCAGGTCGACTCCACCGTCGCCGAGGACAACACCGTCTCGATCAGCCTCTACAAGAAGCGCGGCGCGGGACCCGGGCCGGCGTGA
- a CDS encoding Na+/H+ antiporter has translation MDVLPLVALIAASAVVAGAARRTPVPAPLLLVGVGLIAAYVPGVPGYHLDPHVVLPLILPPLLHTAALESSYLDLRANLRPVALLSVGYVLFATLAVGWLAYLLIPDLPLTAALVLGAVIAPPDAVAATAIARRVGLPSRITTILQGESLVNDATAITAYKVALAAAVGEGASWAGGIQEFLVAAVGGVGVGLLLMVPIHWLRTHLKEAMLQNTLSLLIPFVAYAAAEQVGASGVLAVVVVALYLGHRSWQVDFETRLQEAAVWRVVAFILESAVFALIGLQLPVVLKGLGEYSVGQAVWYAVGVFVFVVLVRFVWSYPATYLPRWLSTRIKEREDDMDWRRPLIVSWAGMRGVVSLAIAFSIPLVMDDGEPFPARNLVLFLTFTTVIGTLVVQGLSLPWLIRVLKLPGRDAQAQTLAEAQAQNAASQAAEARVEELMRDRRNCLPPPLQDRLRTVLERRRNSVWERLGQPNPVTGESADDTYRRLAREAIAAEREVFVRMRDERRIDDEMMRTLLRKLDLEEAAAYREVED, from the coding sequence ATGGACGTATTGCCGCTGGTGGCACTGATCGCGGCGAGCGCGGTGGTGGCAGGTGCCGCGCGCAGGACTCCGGTGCCCGCGCCGCTGCTCCTGGTCGGGGTGGGGCTCATCGCCGCCTACGTCCCCGGAGTGCCGGGCTACCACCTCGATCCGCACGTCGTGCTGCCGCTGATCCTGCCGCCCCTGCTGCACACGGCCGCCCTGGAGAGCTCCTATCTGGACCTGCGCGCCAACCTCAGGCCGGTCGCGCTGCTCTCGGTCGGTTACGTCCTGTTCGCCACGCTCGCCGTCGGCTGGCTCGCGTATCTGCTCATCCCCGACCTGCCGCTCACCGCCGCGCTCGTCCTCGGCGCCGTCATCGCGCCCCCGGACGCGGTCGCGGCGACCGCCATCGCGCGCCGGGTGGGGCTGCCCTCGCGGATCACCACGATCCTCCAGGGCGAGTCCCTGGTGAACGACGCGACCGCGATCACCGCCTACAAGGTCGCGCTCGCCGCGGCCGTCGGCGAGGGCGCGAGCTGGGCGGGCGGCATCCAGGAGTTCCTGGTGGCCGCGGTCGGCGGGGTCGGCGTCGGGCTGCTCCTGATGGTGCCGATCCACTGGCTGCGCACCCACCTGAAGGAGGCGATGCTGCAGAACACGCTGTCGCTGCTCATCCCCTTCGTCGCGTACGCGGCCGCGGAACAGGTGGGCGCCTCCGGAGTGCTCGCCGTGGTCGTCGTCGCCCTCTACCTGGGGCACCGCTCCTGGCAGGTCGACTTCGAGACGCGGCTCCAGGAGGCCGCGGTGTGGCGGGTCGTCGCGTTCATCCTGGAGTCGGCGGTCTTCGCGCTCATCGGGCTCCAGCTGCCCGTCGTGCTCAAGGGCCTCGGCGAGTACAGCGTCGGACAGGCGGTCTGGTACGCGGTCGGGGTCTTCGTCTTCGTCGTGCTCGTGCGCTTCGTGTGGTCGTATCCGGCGACCTATCTGCCCCGGTGGCTCTCGACGCGGATCAAGGAGCGCGAGGACGACATGGACTGGCGGCGGCCGCTGATCGTCAGCTGGGCCGGGATGCGGGGCGTGGTCTCGCTGGCGATCGCCTTCTCGATCCCGCTCGTCATGGACGACGGGGAGCCCTTCCCCGCGCGCAATCTTGTCCTGTTTCTGACCTTCACCACGGTGATCGGCACGCTCGTCGTGCAAGGACTCTCGCTGCCGTGGCTGATCCGTGTCCTGAAACTGCCGGGCCGGGACGCGCAGGCGCAGACCCTCGCGGAGGCGCAGGCCCAGAACGCCGCCTCGCAGGCCGCGGAGGCCCGGGTGGAGGAACTCATGCGGGACCGCCGCAACTGCCTTCCTCCGCCCCTCCAGGACCGTCTGCGGACCGTTCTGGAGCGGCGCCGCAACTCCGTGTGGGAGCGGCTCGGCCAACCGAACCCCGTCACGGGGGAGTCGGCGGACGACACCTACCGCAGGCTGGCGCGCGAGGCGATCGCCGCGGAGCGGGAGGTCTTCGTGAGGATGCGGGACGAGCGGCGCATCGACGACGAGATGATGCGGACGCTGCTGCGCAAGCTGGACCTGGAGGAGGCGGCGGCCTACCGGGAGGTCGAGGACTGA
- a CDS encoding RNA polymerase sigma factor SigF, protein MRNGDGPVRDEERGTRGLPVGGREGMPRMTTGIPEQQAKPHPEDPGKPGPLTVADVSEQAEPTAEEGLRKLSGRGGGRRAGNMSEHEHSRHDPQDRSGARAMFIELRALKDGSREYAELRNQLVRMHLPLVEHLARRFRNRGEPLDDLTQVATIGLIKSVDRFDPERGVEFSTYATPTVVGEIKRHFRDKGWAVRVPRRLQELRLALTTATAELSQLHGRSPTVHELAEKLAISEEEVLEGLESANAYSTLSLDVPDTDDESPAVADTLGAEDEALEGVEYRESLKPLLEDLPPREKRILLLRFFGNMTQSQIAQEVGISQMHVSRLLARTLAQLREKLLVEE, encoded by the coding sequence GTGAGGAACGGGGACGGGCCGGTGCGGGACGAAGAGCGTGGCACACGAGGTCTGCCCGTCGGCGGCAGGGAGGGGATGCCCCGTATGACCACCGGAATCCCCGAGCAGCAGGCCAAGCCGCACCCGGAGGACCCGGGGAAGCCGGGTCCGCTGACAGTGGCCGATGTGTCGGAGCAGGCAGAGCCGACCGCCGAGGAGGGGCTCAGGAAGCTCTCCGGCCGAGGCGGCGGGCGACGGGCGGGAAACATGAGCGAGCACGAGCACAGCCGGCACGATCCACAGGACCGCAGCGGCGCACGCGCGATGTTCATCGAGTTGCGCGCCCTGAAGGACGGCAGTCGGGAGTACGCGGAGCTGCGCAATCAGCTGGTCCGCATGCACCTGCCGCTCGTCGAGCACCTGGCCCGCCGCTTCCGCAACCGCGGCGAGCCGCTCGACGACCTCACGCAGGTCGCCACGATCGGTCTGATCAAGTCGGTGGACCGCTTCGACCCGGAGCGCGGCGTGGAGTTCTCCACGTACGCGACGCCGACGGTCGTCGGCGAGATCAAGCGGCACTTCCGCGACAAGGGGTGGGCGGTCCGCGTGCCCCGGCGTCTTCAGGAGCTGCGGCTCGCGCTGACGACGGCGACCGCCGAGCTGTCCCAGCTGCACGGCCGCTCCCCCACCGTGCACGAGCTCGCGGAGAAGCTGGCCATCTCCGAAGAGGAGGTCCTGGAGGGCCTGGAGTCGGCGAACGCGTACTCCACGCTGTCCCTGGACGTCCCCGACACGGACGACGAGTCACCGGCCGTGGCGGACACGCTGGGCGCCGAGGACGAGGCCCTGGAGGGCGTCGAGTACCGCGAATCGCTCAAGCCCCTCCTGGAGGACCTGCCGCCACGCGAGAAGCGCATCCTGCTCCTGCGCTTCTTCGGCAACATGACGCAGTCGCAGATCGCCCAGGAGGTCGGCATCTCCCAGATGCACGTCTCGCGCCTGCTCGCACGCACGCTCGCGCAACTGCGCGAGAAGCTCCTCGTCGAGGAGTGA
- a CDS encoding N-acetylmuramoyl-L-alanine amidase — translation MAPPMSAGRFLDILRDEGVTVVEVGDWEHHNRNHKGPWGPVHGVVIHHTVTSGSQRTVEICRDGYASLPGPLCHGVITKDGHVHLVGYGRANHAGLGDDDVLRAVIAEKRLPPDNEANTDGNRYFYGFECENLGDGEDPWPDEQLEAIEKVSAAICRHHGWTERSVIGHLEWQPGKVDPRGFTMDWMRDRIEERLK, via the coding sequence ATGGCCCCACCCATGTCCGCTGGCAGGTTCCTGGACATCCTGCGAGACGAAGGCGTGACCGTCGTCGAGGTAGGCGACTGGGAGCACCACAACCGCAACCACAAGGGCCCCTGGGGCCCCGTGCACGGCGTCGTGATCCACCACACGGTGACGTCGGGCAGCCAGCGCACGGTGGAGATCTGTCGCGACGGCTACGCGTCGCTGCCGGGCCCGCTCTGCCACGGCGTCATCACCAAGGACGGCCACGTCCACCTGGTCGGCTACGGCCGCGCCAACCACGCGGGGCTCGGCGACGACGACGTCCTGCGCGCGGTCATCGCCGAGAAGCGGCTGCCGCCCGACAACGAGGCGAACACCGACGGCAACCGCTACTTCTACGGCTTCGAGTGCGAGAACCTCGGCGACGGCGAGGACCCCTGGCCCGATGAGCAGCTGGAGGCGATCGAGAAGGTCTCGGCCGCGATCTGCCGCCACCACGGCTGGACGGAACGCTCGGTCATCGGCCACCTGGAGTGGCAGCCGGGCAAGGTGGACCCGCGCGGTTTCACCATGGACTGGATGAGGGACCGCATCGAAGAGCGCCTCAAGTAG
- a CDS encoding UBP-type zinc finger domain-containing protein, translating into MNECSHVTALPHPEPEPLSETCLECLAVGSHPVQLRLCLLCGHVGCCDSSPFQHATAHFKDTGHPVMRTFEPGESWRWCFVDGSIV; encoded by the coding sequence ATGAACGAGTGCTCGCACGTCACAGCGCTGCCGCACCCCGAACCCGAGCCGCTGAGCGAAACGTGCCTCGAGTGCCTCGCGGTCGGCAGCCACCCCGTCCAACTGCGGTTGTGCCTGCTGTGCGGGCACGTGGGCTGCTGCGACTCGTCGCCGTTCCAGCACGCGACGGCGCACTTCAAGGACACCGGACATCCGGTGATGCGTACCTTCGAACCGGGCGAGAGCTGGCGCTGGTGCTTCGTGGACGGTTCGATCGTCTGA
- a CDS encoding 1-aminocyclopropane-1-carboxylate deaminase/D-cysteine desulfhydrase, with amino-acid sequence MRPTPPVTPAPAALRPRLPSPLQDVDDDRFTRHGVRLRLKRDDLIHPDLPGNKFRKLVLNLAAATDAGHDTLLTFGGAYSNHLRATAAAGRLLGLATIGVVRGDELAERPLNPSLTRCVSDGMRLRFVDRSTYRRKHEPGTLAGLLSAAGARDAYVIPEGGSNSLAVRGCTALGEELRESTDVAAVACGTGGTLAGLAAGLGPDRRALGIPVLKGGFLGPEIRALQRGTFGAPTANWHLDDRFHCGGYARTTPELRAFAEDFEDRHGDELGLSVERLYVAKLLYALTALSEEGAFRPGTRLTAVITGAREDTSQSSTSR; translated from the coding sequence GTGCGTCCCACCCCGCCCGTCACCCCCGCCCCGGCCGCCCTGCGGCCCCGGCTGCCGTCGCCGTTGCAGGACGTCGACGACGACCGTTTCACCCGCCACGGCGTGCGGCTGCGACTCAAGCGGGACGACCTGATCCACCCGGACCTGCCCGGCAACAAGTTCCGCAAGCTCGTCCTGAACCTGGCGGCCGCGACCGACGCGGGCCACGACACCCTGCTCACCTTCGGCGGCGCCTACTCCAACCACCTGCGCGCCACCGCCGCCGCGGGCCGTCTCCTCGGGCTCGCCACGATCGGCGTGGTGCGCGGCGACGAGCTCGCCGAGCGTCCCCTGAACCCGTCCCTGACCCGTTGCGTGTCCGACGGCATGCGGCTGCGCTTCGTCGACAGGTCGACGTATCGCCGCAAGCACGAGCCCGGGACGCTGGCCGGGCTCCTGAGCGCGGCGGGCGCCCGCGACGCGTACGTGATCCCGGAGGGCGGCAGCAACTCCCTGGCCGTACGCGGCTGTACCGCGCTGGGCGAGGAACTGCGCGAGAGCACCGACGTGGCGGCCGTGGCCTGCGGCACCGGCGGCACCCTCGCGGGCCTGGCCGCCGGGCTCGGCCCGGACCGGCGGGCGCTTGGCATACCGGTCCTCAAGGGCGGCTTCCTGGGCCCCGAGATACGCGCGCTGCAACGCGGCACGTTCGGCGCCCCGACCGCCAACTGGCACCTGGACGACCGCTTCCACTGCGGCGGTTACGCCCGCACCACCCCCGAACTGCGCGCCTTCGCCGAGGACTTCGAGGACCGGCACGGCGACGAACTCGGCCTCTCCGTGGAACGCCTCTACGTGGCCAAGCTCCTGTACGCGCTGACCGCCCTCTCCGAAGAGGGCGCCTTCCGCCCCGGGACCCGCCTCACCGCCGTGATCACCGGCGCGCGCGAGGACACCTCTCAGTCCTCGACCTCCCGGTAG